The following are from one region of the Actinomycetota bacterium genome:
- a CDS encoding CBS domain-containing protein has product MRARDLAAPYPSLPTDAPASEVARVLATEEVDVVFIERQGQLQGVVSDIGLLSRLLPSYIIEDPRLAQVLEEGAADLLWRRLEGRRADELLAKAGSEIPQVDGDATLIEVAAAMAGARAPLVAVREGGRLVGGITSSALLARLLQP; this is encoded by the coding sequence ATGCGAGCACGCGACCTGGCCGCTCCCTATCCGTCGCTGCCCACCGACGCCCCCGCCTCTGAGGTGGCCCGCGTGCTGGCCACGGAGGAGGTGGACGTGGTGTTCATCGAACGCCAGGGCCAGCTCCAGGGAGTGGTGTCCGACATCGGGCTGCTGTCGCGGTTGCTGCCCAGCTACATCATTGAGGACCCCAGGCTGGCTCAGGTGCTGGAAGAGGGCGCCGCCGATCTGCTGTGGCGGCGGCTGGAGGGCCGCCGGGCCGACGAGCTGCTGGCCAAGGCCGGCAGCGAGATTCCCCAGGTCGACGGGGACGCGACCCTGATCGAGGTCGCGGCGGCCATGGCTGGGGCCAGGGCGCCGCTGGTGGCGGTCCGCGAAGGCGGCCGGCTGGTCGGCGGGATCACCAGCTCGGCCCTGCTCGCCCGCCTCCTCCAGCCATGA
- a CDS encoding Na+/H+ antiporter NhaA, translating into MLVLFGSRVPSGLKLLLLSVAIVDDIGAIIVIAVFYSGGLAWAPLGAAVGLLAVIAVLHRVGVVWWPIHVLLGVGVWLATYASGVHATIAGVALGLLMPTRPLVRHLSVSLGGDDIQPSAPVVRRVKQHVQETISAAERLEHTLHPWTSLLVVPLFALANAGVPLSRGSLAEAVGSPVTAGVVLGLVVGKLVGISGAAWLAVRLRAGTLPADVTGRQVVAIAAVAGVGFTVSLFIASLAYPDPTLQDQARVGILTGSLLAAAVGALLLHRALPFSARPGGTPKEGAA; encoded by the coding sequence GGCTCAAACTGCTGCTATTGAGCGTGGCCATCGTGGATGACATCGGGGCCATCATCGTGATCGCCGTCTTCTACTCCGGCGGGTTGGCCTGGGCCCCGCTGGGAGCTGCGGTCGGGCTGCTGGCGGTGATCGCCGTGCTCCACCGGGTGGGGGTGGTGTGGTGGCCGATCCATGTGCTGCTCGGCGTCGGGGTGTGGCTGGCCACCTACGCCTCGGGGGTGCATGCCACCATCGCCGGGGTTGCGCTGGGGCTGCTGATGCCGACCCGCCCACTGGTTCGGCACCTGTCGGTCTCGCTAGGCGGTGACGACATCCAGCCCTCGGCCCCGGTGGTGCGCCGGGTCAAGCAGCATGTCCAGGAGACGATCTCGGCTGCCGAGCGGCTGGAGCACACCTTGCACCCCTGGACCAGCTTGTTGGTTGTCCCGTTGTTCGCGCTGGCCAACGCCGGGGTGCCGCTGAGCCGGGGGTCGCTTGCTGAGGCGGTGGGGTCCCCGGTCACCGCCGGGGTGGTCCTCGGGCTCGTGGTGGGTAAGCTGGTCGGGATCAGCGGCGCCGCCTGGCTGGCCGTACGCCTTCGGGCTGGGACCCTGCCCGCTGATGTCACCGGCCGCCAGGTCGTGGCGATCGCGGCGGTGGCGGGGGTCGGCTTCACCGTGTCGCTGTTCATCGCCAGCCTCGCCTACCCGGACCCCACCCTCCAGGATCAGGCCCGGGTCGGCATCCTGACCGGGTCGCTGCTGGCCGCCGCAGTCGGGGCATTGCTGCTGCACCGCGCCCTGCCGTTCTCGGCCCGGCCCGGCGGCACCCCCAAGGAAGGAGCAGCCTGA